From the genome of Diorhabda sublineata isolate icDioSubl1.1 chromosome Y, icDioSubl1.1, whole genome shotgun sequence, one region includes:
- the LOC130451926 gene encoding proteasome subunit beta type-5-like, protein MSLTEICGLSDNITFENSLYKNDLHQFFTNFNCNMSLQVPPLSDPANSFTILTKDETRRELKMNFDHGTTTLGFKYEGRVVLAVDSRATGGQFIGSQTMKKIVQINDFLLGTLAGGAADCVYWDRDLAKQCRIYDLRNRERISVAAASKLLANMVYNYKGMGLSMGMMLAGWDTKGPQLYYVDSEGLRTAGEVFSIGSGSIYAFGVLDSGYKWDINFISA, encoded by the exons atgagtcTAACCGAAATTTGTGGTTTATCGGATAACATTACCTTTGAAAATTCCttgtataaaaatgatttgcaccaattttttaccaatttcaaCTGTAACATGAGTTTGCAAGTACCACCGTTAAGTGAT ccTGCAAATAGTTTTACGATACTCACGAAAGATGAAACGAGACgtgaattgaaaatgaattttgatcatGGTACAACTACCTTGGGATTCAAGTATGAAGGAAGAGTAGTTCTTGCAGTAGACTCCAGAGCTACAGGAGGACAATTTATTGGCTCCCAAACTATGAAGAAGATTGTTCagataaatgattttttattag gaaCATTAGCTGGGGGTGCAGCAGACTGTGTATATTGGGATAGGGATCTTGCAAAACAATGCAGAATATATGATCTTAGGAATAGAGAACGTATATCTGTAGCTGCTGCTTCCAAATTATTGGCAAATATGGTCTACAATTATAAGGGAATGGGATTGTCTATGGGAATGATGTTAGCTGGTTGGGATACAAAG GGCCCTCAACTCTATTATGTAGATTCAGAAGGCCTTCGAACAGCAGGAGAAGTATTTAGCATTGGCTCTGGTTCAATTTATGCTTTCGGTGTATTGGATTCAGGTTATAAGTGggatataaattttataagtgcttga